In one window of Microbacterium sp. PM5 DNA:
- a CDS encoding DUF916 domain-containing protein has protein sequence MQFSTTRSGRRIRHTFGAFFFALALALPVAASALPARADDTAPDPGASAASVGVATRPAGTDGRPDGRTRFAYAADPGQSVTDQVLVGNTGTQRQDFTVYATDAYNATSGEFSLLATAETPQALGTWVRFENGQDRIQFSLEPQEVRLLSFTVAFPADATPGDHAGGIVASVTEEGQQVSLDRRVATALFARVSGDLQPRLTLASFDATYQGDWWNPFGGTLKVLYTVDNPGNVALAANVSMGAVTWFGIPAAETQGGAIPVLLPGNSATYEFDLVGVGQWGYLNPAAKLTPFVDAPDAAMQVAVAPVSRDTVVVAVPWMLLIAAAVAAAVVLLLRWRRRRDEARAREWIAYTEQQAAIAAEARVRAAAATAPADS, from the coding sequence GTGCAGTTCTCGACCACCCGATCGGGAAGGCGCATCCGGCACACGTTCGGTGCGTTCTTCTTCGCGCTCGCCCTCGCGCTCCCCGTCGCCGCGAGCGCGTTGCCCGCTCGTGCCGACGACACCGCTCCCGACCCCGGCGCGTCGGCGGCCTCGGTCGGTGTCGCGACGCGTCCCGCAGGAACGGACGGCCGCCCCGACGGGCGCACCCGATTCGCGTATGCAGCGGATCCCGGCCAGAGCGTGACCGACCAGGTGCTGGTCGGCAACACGGGCACGCAGCGACAGGACTTCACCGTCTACGCGACCGACGCGTACAACGCGACCAGCGGTGAGTTCTCGCTGCTCGCCACCGCCGAGACCCCGCAAGCCCTGGGCACCTGGGTGCGTTTCGAGAACGGCCAGGACCGCATCCAGTTCTCCCTCGAGCCGCAGGAAGTGCGTCTGCTCAGCTTCACCGTCGCCTTCCCCGCGGACGCGACCCCCGGAGACCACGCGGGCGGGATCGTCGCCTCGGTCACGGAGGAGGGGCAACAGGTCAGTCTCGACCGCCGCGTCGCGACGGCGCTGTTCGCGCGCGTGTCCGGCGACCTGCAGCCGCGTCTGACTCTGGCGAGCTTCGATGCGACGTATCAGGGCGACTGGTGGAACCCCTTCGGCGGCACGCTCAAGGTGCTCTATACGGTCGACAACCCCGGCAACGTCGCGCTCGCGGCGAACGTCTCCATGGGCGCCGTGACGTGGTTCGGCATCCCCGCCGCCGAGACGCAGGGCGGAGCGATCCCCGTGCTCCTTCCGGGCAACTCCGCGACCTACGAGTTCGATCTCGTCGGAGTGGGTCAGTGGGGTTACCTGAATCCGGCGGCGAAGCTGACGCCGTTCGTCGACGCCCCGGATGCCGCGATGCAGGTCGCGGTCGCACCGGTGAGCCGCGACACGGTTGTCGTCGCCGTCCCGTGGATGCTGCTGATCGCCGCCGCTGTCGCCGCGGCCGTGGTTCTGCTGCTGCGCTGGCGGCGCCGGCGCGACGAGGCGCGCGCCCGGGAATGGATCGCCTACACCGAGCAGCAGGCGGCCATCGCGGCCGAGGCGAGGGTGCGTGCCGCCGCGGCGACCGCCCCGGCGGATTCATGA
- the pstS gene encoding phosphate ABC transporter substrate-binding protein PstS — translation MIARARWYRFAAATVVAALIALIPLPAQAAESYVPISGSGSTWSQNALDQWRKNVAGNYGMTVNYSGTGSSAGRQDFINQTVDFAISEIPFQAHPEDGSAPEIPATTYSYMPIVAGGTSLMYNLKIAGKQVTNLRLSGEVIAKIFTGAITNWNDPAIQADNPALAMPDKSITPVVRSDGSGTSAQFTLWMSSQFPSIWTRGMTSQFPSLSGAFKAQSGSLGVAGYVSQNYGEGAITYVEYSYALKSGFPVAKVLNKSGYYVEPTYQSVAVALMGAAINSDLTQNLDGVYNNADPRTYPMSSYSYMIVPTQPTKVFTAEKGKTLSKFADYMICEGQQQASALGYSPLPMNLVQAASDVIKTIPGTVGGVDFNSCNNPTFKPGDSPSNNQLAATAPMPADCDKQGTTQCATGTGGATVDTPVTGTGGSGQATSGSGAADAAAPAAAAGAAAGGSDPVYDANGNLVSGASAGGAKAVSSPFTLASDGWGVPQITMLVACAFLLAAIVLPPLLSRRLRGSKR, via the coding sequence GTGATCGCGCGAGCCCGCTGGTACCGTTTCGCCGCCGCGACCGTCGTCGCCGCGCTGATCGCGCTGATCCCGCTGCCTGCGCAGGCGGCCGAGTCGTATGTCCCCATCTCGGGCTCAGGATCGACCTGGTCGCAGAACGCACTCGACCAGTGGCGCAAGAACGTCGCGGGCAACTACGGCATGACGGTGAACTACTCCGGAACCGGCTCCTCGGCCGGTCGACAGGACTTCATCAACCAGACCGTCGACTTCGCGATCAGTGAGATCCCGTTCCAGGCCCACCCGGAAGACGGATCGGCGCCCGAGATTCCGGCCACGACCTACTCGTACATGCCGATCGTCGCCGGAGGTACCTCGCTGATGTACAACCTCAAGATCGCCGGCAAGCAGGTGACGAACCTGCGACTGTCGGGCGAGGTCATCGCGAAGATCTTCACCGGGGCCATCACCAACTGGAACGATCCGGCCATCCAGGCCGACAACCCCGCGCTCGCGATGCCCGACAAGTCGATCACGCCGGTCGTGCGCTCGGACGGGTCGGGCACGAGCGCCCAGTTCACACTGTGGATGTCGTCCCAGTTCCCGAGCATCTGGACGCGCGGCATGACGTCGCAGTTCCCGTCGCTGAGCGGAGCCTTCAAGGCGCAGAGCGGATCGCTCGGCGTCGCCGGCTACGTCAGTCAGAACTACGGTGAGGGTGCGATCACCTACGTCGAGTACTCGTACGCGCTGAAGTCGGGCTTCCCGGTCGCCAAAGTCCTGAACAAGTCGGGGTACTACGTCGAGCCGACCTACCAATCGGTCGCGGTCGCGCTCATGGGCGCGGCGATCAACTCCGATCTCACACAGAACCTCGACGGTGTCTACAACAACGCCGACCCTCGCACGTACCCCATGTCGAGCTACTCGTACATGATCGTTCCCACCCAGCCGACGAAGGTCTTCACCGCGGAGAAGGGGAAGACGCTGAGCAAGTTCGCGGACTACATGATCTGCGAGGGGCAGCAGCAGGCATCCGCGCTGGGGTACTCGCCGCTGCCGATGAACCTCGTGCAGGCGGCCTCCGACGTCATCAAGACGATCCCCGGAACCGTCGGCGGCGTGGACTTCAACAGCTGCAACAACCCGACCTTCAAGCCGGGCGACTCACCGTCGAACAATCAGCTCGCCGCCACCGCTCCGATGCCGGCCGACTGCGACAAGCAGGGAACGACGCAATGTGCCACCGGCACGGGGGGAGCGACCGTCGACACGCCCGTGACGGGTACCGGCGGATCGGGGCAGGCGACGAGCGGCTCCGGCGCCGCCGACGCCGCCGCGCCGGCGGCCGCCGCCGGCGCCGCGGCGGGCGGGTCCGACCCGGTCTACGATGCGAACGGCAATCTCGTCTCCGGAGCGAGCGCCGGTGGTGCGAAGGCGGTGTCGTCGCCGTTCACCCTCGCCTCCGACGGCTGGGGAGTGCCGCAGATCACGATGCTCGTCGCGTGCGCGTTCCTGCTCGCCGCCATCGTGCTGCCGCCGCTGCTGTCGCGACGCCTGCGCGGCTCGAAGCGCTGA
- a CDS encoding serine/threonine protein kinase has protein sequence MSDGLIAERFRLRKLRGSGGTAAVFEADDTRHGRRVAVKLLHPHLAVGPVAWEAFFEEVRAAQAIAHPNIAEVYDAGLAPGDPPVAWIAMELVEGVTLADHVRERGPLTIVDAVAVFAAVLDATGAAHAGGVVHRDITPSNIMLTSRASADADGTVSGIRLLDFGLADVPGRTTRGADPLLSGAASEGADAGVVASVPYASPEQLSGEAVGEASDIYQIGATLFFALTGRSPFEGETAAVVRAHLSAPPPVPSARRRGIPPALDRLVTTAMLKRPQDRYPDAAAMRAALDAVVDVGPGEAMAASPTVATRVYRTRLPGGDVPTGGSGLPLASTPGPPPAPLSHTRGAWRAPLIAAGLIAAVTAAAGWSAMAASTPENPIATAGAAATATATSAPSASPADTAAVSARRVVPDVRGLTVDEAVSTVERAGLTVGDIGRDDGPAVRDTVLASVPAAGDEVRAGAVIALRAASGLNTVPVVTGMVPAEAQGVLSAAGFSSRVAVGGSGVPGVVAETAPGPGQVAAVGAVVVLRVPPEASATPRASASPSPTPLPSATPTDTPPATEPPRP, from the coding sequence ATGAGCGACGGCCTCATCGCCGAACGGTTCCGTCTCCGGAAGCTCCGGGGAAGCGGCGGCACGGCCGCCGTCTTCGAAGCCGATGACACACGGCACGGGCGCCGCGTGGCCGTGAAGCTGCTGCACCCGCATCTGGCCGTCGGGCCGGTCGCCTGGGAGGCGTTCTTCGAAGAAGTGCGGGCTGCGCAGGCGATCGCGCATCCGAACATCGCCGAGGTCTACGACGCGGGTCTCGCGCCGGGTGATCCACCCGTTGCATGGATCGCGATGGAGCTCGTCGAGGGCGTCACTCTCGCCGACCACGTACGAGAGCGCGGGCCATTGACCATCGTGGATGCCGTGGCCGTCTTCGCCGCCGTCCTCGACGCGACCGGCGCCGCGCACGCCGGCGGTGTCGTCCACCGCGACATCACGCCATCGAACATCATGCTCACCTCCCGCGCGAGCGCCGACGCGGACGGCACGGTGAGCGGCATCCGGCTCCTCGACTTCGGTCTGGCCGATGTGCCGGGGCGCACGACGCGCGGCGCGGACCCGCTGCTGAGCGGTGCGGCATCCGAAGGGGCGGACGCGGGCGTCGTCGCCAGCGTTCCCTATGCCTCGCCGGAACAGCTCTCGGGTGAGGCGGTCGGAGAAGCGAGCGACATCTACCAGATCGGTGCCACGCTCTTCTTCGCGCTGACGGGACGTTCGCCGTTCGAGGGCGAGACTGCGGCAGTCGTCCGCGCGCACCTGTCGGCGCCCCCACCGGTGCCGTCGGCGCGTCGTCGCGGCATCCCGCCGGCTCTCGACCGGCTCGTCACGACCGCCATGCTGAAGCGCCCGCAGGATCGATACCCCGATGCCGCCGCGATGCGCGCCGCTCTCGACGCCGTCGTCGACGTGGGGCCGGGCGAGGCGATGGCCGCATCGCCCACGGTGGCGACACGTGTGTATCGCACGCGGCTGCCGGGCGGCGATGTCCCCACCGGCGGCAGCGGGCTGCCCCTCGCCTCCACACCGGGGCCCCCGCCCGCACCTCTCTCGCACACGCGCGGGGCGTGGAGGGCGCCTCTCATCGCCGCCGGACTCATCGCCGCCGTGACCGCCGCTGCCGGCTGGTCGGCCATGGCCGCCTCGACGCCGGAGAACCCGATCGCGACAGCGGGCGCCGCCGCGACGGCGACGGCGACGTCGGCCCCGAGCGCATCACCGGCCGACACTGCGGCGGTGAGCGCGCGCCGCGTGGTCCCGGATGTCCGAGGGCTCACGGTCGACGAGGCGGTGAGCACGGTGGAGCGGGCGGGACTGACGGTCGGTGACATCGGCCGCGACGACGGACCCGCGGTGCGCGACACCGTGCTCGCCTCGGTGCCCGCCGCCGGCGACGAGGTCCGTGCGGGCGCCGTGATCGCGCTGCGCGCGGCGTCAGGCCTCAATACTGTTCCCGTCGTGACGGGGATGGTGCCGGCGGAGGCACAGGGCGTGCTGTCTGCCGCCGGCTTCTCCTCTCGTGTGGCCGTCGGCGGCTCGGGTGTCCCGGGCGTCGTCGCCGAGACCGCACCGGGGCCGGGGCAGGTCGCTGCGGTGGGCGCGGTCGTGGTGCTGCGGGTTCCCCCCGAGGCGTCCGCGACGCCGCGCGCGTCGGCGAGCCCGTCGCCGACGCCCCTGCCGTCGGCGACCCCGACGGACACGCCCCCGGCGACGGAGCCTCCCCGACCATGA
- a CDS encoding immunoglobulin domain-containing protein gives MKKTIQRGVALFVTAAAVTAVGALAAAPAYAAAPVSNQTVYLLDGNALPLPATGSNWKSTDVLLSPVASDPSAASKFSDPSSFVGVITFIANPGTEDNPAGYLGTGGGGGWGPYVTPDTLTDNPAVAGDFHDLLNAGGTFSLGQAWLDGSNHAVQVVFTTVVLGAGTATTGGSLSWTAPVSTTAPAITTQPADKTVLPGQSAVFTAAASGSPAPTVKWQSSTDGTTWSDVAGATSDTLTVSNVQLAQSGTKYQAVYTNSAGTATTSAATLTVTNVVPTEPTGSDAGKVTIADPADGATTVTVPAGVGLKAQTLTAWGWSTATNLGQVTADATSGDVVVNIATLAPGAHTIALTQPGSSTVVVWGTFTVPVPSYPAKTDTVDLQAAVTASDLWSLNAAQTAIDFGNVARNASSTKSLGKVTVIDDRKVLKGWTLDAAWSKFTAGSDEIPASALTITPKAFDNGSLLPGVTLGTNGTKIAESTAVSTLTDGALLDADLKFVAPKDAAAGQYHSTLTLTLTSK, from the coding sequence ATGAAGAAAACCATTCAGCGCGGCGTCGCATTGTTCGTGACCGCCGCGGCAGTCACGGCAGTCGGCGCACTGGCGGCCGCGCCTGCGTACGCGGCGGCGCCCGTCAGCAACCAGACGGTCTACCTGCTCGACGGCAATGCGCTCCCCCTCCCCGCGACGGGAAGCAACTGGAAGAGCACTGACGTTCTGCTGTCGCCGGTCGCGAGCGACCCCAGTGCCGCGTCGAAGTTCTCCGACCCGAGCAGCTTCGTCGGCGTCATCACCTTCATCGCGAACCCGGGCACCGAAGACAACCCCGCCGGGTATCTCGGCACGGGAGGCGGGGGTGGCTGGGGTCCGTACGTGACACCCGACACCCTCACCGACAATCCCGCCGTCGCCGGCGACTTCCACGACCTCCTCAACGCGGGCGGCACGTTCAGCCTCGGTCAGGCGTGGCTCGACGGCAGCAACCACGCCGTGCAGGTCGTCTTCACGACCGTGGTGCTGGGTGCCGGTACGGCGACCACGGGCGGCAGCCTCAGCTGGACGGCTCCGGTGTCGACGACCGCCCCGGCGATCACGACGCAGCCGGCCGACAAGACGGTGCTGCCGGGCCAGTCGGCCGTTTTCACGGCCGCGGCCTCGGGCTCGCCGGCGCCGACGGTGAAGTGGCAGTCGTCGACCGACGGCACCACGTGGTCGGACGTGGCGGGCGCCACCTCCGACACCCTCACGGTGTCCAACGTGCAGCTGGCACAGTCGGGTACGAAGTACCAGGCCGTCTACACCAACTCGGCCGGCACGGCGACGACCTCCGCGGCGACCCTCACGGTCACCAACGTGGTGCCCACCGAGCCGACCGGTTCGGACGCGGGCAAGGTCACGATCGCCGACCCCGCCGACGGTGCCACCACGGTGACGGTCCCCGCCGGTGTCGGCCTCAAGGCTCAGACGCTGACCGCCTGGGGCTGGTCCACCGCGACCAACCTCGGTCAGGTCACCGCTGACGCCACCTCCGGTGACGTCGTCGTGAACATCGCCACGCTTGCTCCCGGTGCGCACACCATCGCGCTGACCCAGCCGGGCAGCTCGACGGTCGTCGTGTGGGGCACCTTCACGGTCCCCGTGCCGAGCTACCCCGCCAAGACCGACACGGTCGACCTGCAGGCGGCGGTCACGGCCAGCGACCTGTGGTCGCTGAACGCGGCGCAGACGGCGATCGACTTCGGCAACGTGGCACGCAACGCGTCGTCGACGAAGTCGCTCGGCAAGGTCACCGTCATCGACGACCGCAAGGTGCTCAAGGGCTGGACCCTCGACGCCGCGTGGTCGAAGTTCACGGCGGGCTCCGACGAGATCCCGGCCTCCGCGCTGACGATCACGCCGAAGGCGTTCGACAACGGTTCGCTGCTGCCGGGCGTCACGCTCGGCACCAACGGCACCAAGATCGCCGAGAGCACGGCGGTGTCGACGCTCACCGACGGTGCGCTGCTCGATGCCGACCTGAAGTTCGTGGCGCCGAAGGATGCCGCGGCCGGTCAGTACCACTCCACGCTGACGCTGACGCTCACCTCCAAGTGA
- a CDS encoding DMT family transporter: MAPAVSGRAWALYALMAVLWGIPYLFIKEAVDSLTPAAVVAGRTLLGAAVLLPIALRRRALRPALALWPWVLAFGATEMAGPFLLLGHAEQTLPSGLTGLLVATVPLFATGIALVRGDRSALSPARAVGLVVGFAGLVVIVAGPGLAVAEPAQALGAIAQVLLVALLYAIAPFIIATKLAHVPALGTITLSLLAVGLAYLPFALLTQHELPTVRSGLSLVALGILCTALAFLGFFALIGEVGPVRAPLFTYVNPVVAILLGVLLLGEPLSPGLLLGFPLVLIGCWFAATGGRLRLRRQAPPFAR; encoded by the coding sequence ATGGCGCCGGCCGTCTCCGGTCGTGCCTGGGCGCTGTACGCGCTGATGGCGGTGCTGTGGGGCATCCCGTACCTGTTCATCAAAGAGGCGGTCGACTCGCTGACACCGGCCGCCGTCGTCGCGGGCCGCACCCTTCTCGGCGCGGCGGTGCTGCTGCCCATCGCGCTGCGACGCCGAGCCCTTCGGCCGGCGCTGGCGCTCTGGCCGTGGGTGCTGGCCTTCGGGGCCACCGAGATGGCCGGGCCTTTCCTCTTGCTGGGGCACGCGGAGCAGACGCTGCCGTCCGGGCTCACCGGTCTGCTGGTGGCGACGGTCCCGCTGTTCGCCACCGGGATCGCCCTCGTGCGCGGCGACCGGTCCGCTCTGAGTCCGGCCCGCGCCGTCGGACTCGTCGTCGGCTTCGCCGGCCTGGTGGTCATCGTCGCCGGCCCCGGCCTCGCCGTCGCCGAGCCGGCGCAGGCGCTGGGGGCCATCGCTCAGGTCCTGCTCGTCGCCCTGCTCTACGCGATCGCGCCGTTCATCATCGCCACCAAGCTCGCTCACGTCCCCGCGCTCGGCACCATCACCCTGTCCCTGCTCGCGGTCGGCCTCGCCTACCTGCCGTTCGCGCTGCTGACCCAGCACGAGCTTCCCACCGTCCGCAGCGGACTGTCGCTCGTCGCGCTCGGCATCCTGTGCACCGCGCTGGCCTTCCTGGGCTTCTTCGCGCTCATCGGCGAGGTCGGTCCCGTGCGTGCGCCGCTGTTCACCTACGTCAACCCGGTCGTCGCGATCCTGCTGGGCGTGCTGCTGCTCGGCGAGCCGTTGTCGCCGGGGCTGCTGCTCGGCTTTCCGCTCGTGCTCATCGGCTGCTGGTTCGCCGCGACGGGAGGTCGGCTGCGTCTGCGACGTCAGGCGCCGCCGTTCGCGCGCTAG
- the pstA gene encoding phosphate ABC transporter permease PstA yields the protein MAIIETVPRSPAAHEQSPKVRTAIPVRHDEVGQRRDLRSVPLDDAFNVIGAVAAGIAVATLLFGWLTPMTGFIGWLIISFIAFLGIYAVLSSLRADRLTVSERIMTALFYSAGAILLGALVFVLGYTVVRGVPALINPNFFVETMKLAGPLEPLSVGGIAHAIVGTLIQISIALVITIPLGITTAVFLNEIGGRFARFVRTISDAMTALPSIVAGLFIYAAIVTLVTHQRSGFAAALAISVMMLPIIIRASDVVLRLVPNNLREASYALGTTRWRTVWHVVLPTSRSGLVTAVILGTARGIGETSPVLLTSGVTAEMNLNPFSGPMISLPLQVFDFVKSPEPNMIARGFGAAATLVLLVLALFLIARLIGGRGPGQLSDRQRRAVAAASARDLGRIEDAAARTPRAQPTASASPEPTHSNEENPS from the coding sequence ATGGCGATCATCGAAACAGTCCCGCGGTCGCCGGCCGCGCACGAGCAGTCGCCGAAGGTCCGCACCGCGATCCCCGTCCGTCACGACGAGGTGGGACAGCGGCGAGACCTGCGCAGCGTGCCGCTCGACGACGCGTTCAACGTGATCGGCGCGGTGGCAGCGGGCATTGCGGTCGCGACGCTGCTGTTCGGCTGGCTGACACCCATGACGGGGTTCATCGGATGGCTGATCATCTCGTTCATCGCCTTCCTCGGCATCTACGCGGTGCTCTCGTCGCTGCGTGCCGATCGCCTCACCGTCAGTGAGCGGATCATGACGGCCCTCTTCTACTCGGCGGGAGCGATTCTGCTCGGCGCCTTGGTGTTCGTGCTCGGGTATACGGTCGTGCGCGGTGTCCCGGCGCTGATCAACCCGAACTTCTTCGTCGAGACGATGAAGCTCGCCGGACCGCTCGAACCGCTCAGCGTCGGGGGCATTGCGCACGCGATCGTCGGTACGCTCATCCAGATCTCGATCGCCCTCGTCATCACGATCCCGCTCGGAATCACGACGGCGGTGTTCCTCAACGAGATCGGCGGTCGCTTCGCCCGGTTCGTGCGGACGATCTCCGACGCCATGACCGCGTTGCCGTCGATCGTCGCCGGCTTGTTCATCTACGCCGCAATCGTCACCCTCGTCACGCACCAGCGGTCCGGGTTCGCGGCGGCGCTCGCGATCAGCGTCATGATGCTGCCGATCATCATCCGCGCCTCCGACGTCGTCCTCCGCCTCGTGCCGAACAATCTGCGGGAGGCATCGTACGCCCTCGGCACGACCCGGTGGCGGACGGTCTGGCACGTCGTGCTTCCGACCTCGCGCTCGGGTCTGGTCACCGCAGTCATCCTCGGCACCGCGCGCGGCATCGGCGAGACCTCGCCCGTGCTGTTGACCTCGGGCGTGACGGCCGAGATGAACCTCAACCCGTTCAGCGGCCCGATGATCTCGCTGCCCCTGCAGGTGTTCGACTTCGTCAAGTCGCCCGAGCCGAACATGATCGCCCGAGGTTTCGGCGCGGCCGCCACACTCGTGCTGCTCGTGCTCGCCCTGTTCCTCATCGCACGCCTCATCGGCGGGCGGGGGCCCGGGCAGCTGAGCGACCGGCAGCGTCGCGCGGTCGCCGCGGCATCCGCGCGAGACCTCGGGCGCATCGAGGATGCCGCCGCGCGCACGCCGCGTGCGCAGCCCACGGCATCCGCTTCGCCAGAACCCACCCATTCGAACGAGGAGAACCCGTCGTGA
- the recR gene encoding recombination mediator RecR — MYDGIVQDLIDEFGRLPGIGPKSAQRIAFHILQTPTFDVARLSHLLGELRERVRFCEICGNVSEQERCAICRDPRRDQTFICVVEDAKDVSAIERTREFRGLYHVLGGAISPIAGIGPDDLRITQLMQRLADGTVQEVILATNPNLEGEATATYLSRLLHTLEIRVTRLASGLPVGGDLEYADEVTLGRAFEGRRAV; from the coding sequence ATGTACGACGGCATCGTCCAAGACCTCATCGACGAGTTCGGCCGCCTTCCCGGCATCGGGCCGAAGTCGGCGCAGCGGATCGCGTTCCATATCCTTCAGACTCCGACGTTCGACGTCGCGCGTCTGTCGCACCTGCTCGGTGAGCTTCGCGAACGCGTGCGCTTCTGCGAGATCTGCGGCAACGTGAGTGAGCAGGAACGCTGTGCGATCTGCCGCGATCCCCGTCGTGATCAGACCTTCATCTGCGTGGTCGAGGATGCGAAGGACGTTTCGGCCATCGAGCGCACGCGCGAGTTCCGTGGGCTCTACCACGTGCTCGGCGGCGCCATCAGCCCGATCGCCGGCATCGGACCCGACGACCTGCGCATCACACAGTTGATGCAGCGCCTCGCCGACGGCACGGTGCAGGAGGTCATCCTCGCGACGAACCCGAACCTCGAAGGAGAGGCCACCGCGACCTACCTCAGCCGGCTGCTGCACACCCTCGAGATCCGCGTGACCCGCTTGGCGTCCGGTCTTCCGGTGGGTGGCGACCTCGAGTACGCCGACGAGGTCACCCTCGGGCGCGCCTTCGAGGGGCGCCGGGCCGTCTGA
- the pstC gene encoding phosphate ABC transporter permease subunit PstC, with product MTTDSVTEVIPASPTPRPRSLVSRPVQADRVFRAVCYAAGGITVAIMLAVGVFLSGRAGEALARSGPAFLWTQAWSPEGGDGQFGIAAVLFGTVTIAFIALSIALPLSLATALLISEVVPGRIRSTLISLVDLMAAVPSVVFGLWGVFFLQANVIPVSQWISTYFAWIPLFAVTDPSGARVTDAGAFTSSAFIAGIVVSLMIVPTQTSVMREAFSQAPLGEREGALALGSTRWGMIRTVVLPFGRGGIIGGTMLALGRALGETIAVVMIISPIFTINWQVLKTGTNSVSALIALRYGEASQFGLSALMAAGLVLFIITLIVNFTASTIVARSRSGAESN from the coding sequence ATGACCACTGACTCCGTGACGGAGGTCATCCCGGCATCCCCGACCCCTCGGCCGCGGTCGCTGGTCTCGCGTCCCGTACAGGCGGACCGGGTCTTCCGTGCCGTCTGCTACGCGGCCGGAGGCATCACCGTGGCGATCATGCTCGCCGTCGGGGTGTTCCTCTCCGGCCGTGCCGGCGAGGCGCTCGCCCGCTCGGGGCCGGCGTTCCTGTGGACCCAGGCGTGGTCGCCGGAGGGCGGAGACGGCCAGTTCGGCATCGCCGCCGTGCTCTTCGGCACCGTCACGATCGCGTTCATCGCTCTGTCGATCGCGTTGCCGCTGTCGCTGGCCACGGCGCTGCTGATCAGCGAAGTGGTGCCCGGGCGCATCAGATCCACGCTCATCTCCCTCGTGGATCTGATGGCTGCCGTGCCCAGCGTCGTCTTCGGCCTGTGGGGTGTGTTCTTCCTGCAGGCGAATGTCATTCCGGTCTCGCAGTGGATCTCCACCTACTTCGCGTGGATTCCCCTCTTCGCCGTCACCGACCCTTCGGGCGCCCGCGTGACGGATGCCGGCGCCTTCACGTCCTCGGCCTTCATCGCCGGCATCGTCGTCTCGCTCATGATCGTCCCGACGCAGACCTCCGTCATGCGCGAGGCCTTCTCGCAAGCGCCGCTGGGTGAGCGGGAGGGCGCGCTGGCCCTGGGATCGACGCGGTGGGGGATGATCCGCACGGTCGTGCTGCCGTTCGGACGCGGCGGCATCATCGGCGGCACCATGCTCGCGCTCGGACGGGCGCTGGGGGAGACCATCGCCGTCGTCATGATCATCTCGCCCATCTTCACCATCAACTGGCAGGTGCTGAAGACGGGAACCAACTCCGTGTCGGCGCTGATCGCTCTTCGCTACGGCGAGGCCAGCCAGTTCGGTCTGTCCGCGCTCATGGCCGCAGGCCTCGTGCTGTTCATCATCACACTGATCGTCAACTTCACGGCATCCACCATCGTCGCCCGCAGCCGGTCGGGTGCGGAGAGCAACTGA
- a CDS encoding sortase, whose product MTVLDDATQVVAPVAVPPASAPPPPPRRPRRMPRPAPQYAPLSAGQALVRGIVSLVAALTLAFVFHLLVLSHVLHFAAQQQLSDTYRAQLAAGTAPVSEGDFNDVLLADGAPVGIIDIPRLGVHEVIAEGTSSGVLAGGPGHRRDTVLPGQVGVSVVMGRAAAFGGPFGRLQSLQPGERFEVRTGQGLHTFEVLGVRYAGDPTPPAPTRGESRLILLTARGAPYVPTGIAYVDARLVDKGQPAGARQTTPITLPPSHAALATDTTTVWALVFALQFLVASEIAAAWAFRRVGAQKTWIVFVPILLLASVFVCDQLVRLLPNLL is encoded by the coding sequence ATGACCGTGCTCGACGATGCGACTCAGGTCGTCGCCCCGGTCGCGGTGCCCCCGGCATCCGCTCCGCCTCCGCCGCCGCGCCGGCCCCGCCGGATGCCGCGACCCGCTCCTCAATACGCGCCCCTGTCGGCCGGACAGGCTCTCGTACGCGGCATCGTGTCTCTCGTCGCCGCCCTCACCCTGGCCTTCGTGTTCCATCTGCTGGTGCTCAGTCACGTGCTGCACTTCGCCGCACAGCAGCAGCTCTCCGACACCTACCGCGCGCAGCTCGCTGCGGGCACGGCGCCGGTCAGCGAGGGGGACTTCAACGACGTGCTCCTCGCCGACGGCGCGCCCGTCGGCATCATCGACATCCCCCGCCTCGGGGTGCACGAGGTGATCGCCGAGGGAACGTCATCGGGTGTCCTCGCCGGCGGCCCCGGCCACCGCCGCGACACGGTGCTGCCGGGCCAGGTCGGCGTCAGCGTCGTGATGGGCCGCGCCGCCGCCTTCGGTGGGCCGTTCGGGCGTCTGCAGTCGTTGCAGCCGGGGGAGCGGTTCGAGGTGCGCACCGGGCAAGGGCTGCACACCTTCGAAGTGCTGGGAGTCCGCTACGCGGGCGACCCGACGCCGCCCGCACCCACCCGCGGAGAGAGCCGTCTCATCCTGCTCACCGCGCGCGGGGCGCCGTACGTGCCGACCGGGATCGCGTACGTCGACGCTCGACTCGTCGACAAAGGCCAACCCGCGGGTGCGCGTCAGACCACCCCGATCACGCTGCCGCCGTCGCATGCGGCGCTTGCGACGGACACGACGACCGTGTGGGCACTCGTCTTCGCGCTCCAGTTCCTCGTCGCCTCCGAGATCGCCGCCGCCTGGGCGTTTCGCCGGGTCGGCGCGCAGAAGACCTGGATCGTCTTCGTGCCGATCCTGCTGCTGGCCAGCGTCTTCGTCTGCGATCAACTCGTCCGCCTGCTTCCCAACCTTCTCTGA